The Sporosarcina ureae genomic sequence TAATTGAGCCACCCTTTAAGAAAGAACAAGGACGTCCGAAGTCGTTGCTTCAATACAATGCGTCACTAAAACGTTTGTTGGATTTACCGGTGTCACTCGTTTACGGAGGTCATGGCAGTGAGATTACCCAAGCCCATGAGCTGATAACCGAACGCTTGGGGAAGCAGCACGACCGCGCCATGAAAGTTCTCGCTATGTTAGACGAATCTAAAACAGTCTTTGACGTGACGAAGCTCCTATTCCCAGCAGTATATGAGAAAGAGTTGGGGCTGACGCTGTCTGAAACCATCGGGCAGCTGGATTACCTAGTGGCAGCAGAATTAATCTCAGAAACGGCCGATTCAGCGGGAGTTCATCACTATGTCCGCATCTAAAACCGTGCTGATCACGGGAGCGACGAGCGGAATTGGGTTTGAACTGGCGAAGCGCATGACAGTGTTGAACAATTACCGCGTCATCGCGACAGGTCGCAATGCGAAGGCGTTAGAAGAGTTACGCGTACTCGGTGCAGAAGGATATTGTGCCGATCTACGAGATACGAAGCAACTCGATTGGCTTGTATCTTGCGTAGGAACACCTGACCTCATCGTATTTTCAGCTGGGGTCGGGAAGTTTCACTTGGCGCATGAAACGACCGATGAAGACACGTATGCGATGCTTGAAACGAATGTACTCGTACCCATGCAACTGACCGCTCGTGTGGTACCTTCTATGATCGAGCGCAAGCACGGTCATCTCGTCTATATCGGTTCACAAGCAGGGAAGGTTGCGACACCCAAAACATCGGTCTATGCCGCAACAAAACACGCGCTAATTGGCTATACGAATGCTGTGCGTATGGAAGTGGCGCCTTATGACGTCAATGTATCCGTCATCCATCCAGGACCGATCGATACACCGTTTATCCAACTAGCAGACGTCACGGGCGGCTACAAGCAAGCGATGGGCAGCCAGTTGCTGTCGGTTGATACAGTTGTGCGTGCCGTTATGGAAACAATCGAGCGACCTAGACGTGAAGTGAACTTGCCAAAAATCACCGGTCTGACAAGTAGGCTCTACGCATTGGCACCTAGCGTAGTCGAAACCATCGGGAAACCGTTTTTCTATAAAAAGTAAAAAGTATGTAGAGCGCTGTTGCTACAAGTCGTTATGATACGACTTGTGGCGGCAGTGTTTTTTGAAATGGGAAATAAAAATACGTTACGTAATAGGACTCACTATGATGCTGGAAAATGGCCGACGTTTGATTCTGGCAACATTCTTTACATGTATTTATCGATAGAATAATAAAGTAGTTGATCGTAAGTGGAAGGCGGCGACTCCCAGAGGATCAGCGTGCGCCTTGAGACCCTGGACGTAGCGAAGCGAAGGAAGCGGCTCAAGCCACGCCCTCGGGAAAGCGTCCGCCTGGAACGTCGATCAACGGTGCCAACCCACTTACTTTTCACCTAGATCCACAAATAATAATATTATGTAAAATAGAATAAACTACTTTATAAAGAAGTTGGAATATTCTATCAGAAATGCTATAGTGTGAATGATAGAGTTCACACATTAGACATAAATGAAAGGCCTCAGAAATGTTACCAAACCTACTACGATTTAACACCCTGACATCACTCTGAGCAAATACCATTACTAGAAAATTTATAATGAACGCTAAAAAGGGTGGGATTTGTATGCTAGCTAAAGAACATAATCAAAACATTTGGAAATACGCATTTGCAAGCGTCGCCGTCACGGTCAGTTCTCTCGGCTTTGGACGGATGTCATATGGAATCATTATGCCTTTCATGAAAGAGAACCTCGCGATGTCTTATAAACAAGCAGGACTACTCGCCACAACGGTGTCAATTGGCTATTTGCTAATGGTGATTTTTGTAGGATTGCTCGTGACCAAATACGGAGCGAAAAAGCTTGTGATTTTTGGAACGGGACTCGTTTCATTTGGACTATTTATGTTATCGTTCGTCGCAGGCTATAACTGGACACTTTTCGCCATGCTTCTGCTCGGAATAGGAACTGCATTCACCTATACGCCGCTCATTACGATACTCGTCGGCTGGTTTCCGAGGAAACGCGGCATGCTGATCGGCTTTCTCGTTAGCGGCATGGGGCTAGGAACGCTGATTTCCAGCGCGTTAATTCCGTTCTTCACCACATGGTTTGGCGATATGGGCTGGCGCTATTTATGGTTCTTCTATGGTGTTGTGTCGATCGTATCTATCATAATCGCGCTGATTATTTTACGTGATCCACCGATACCGTTACTAGCTAAGGAAACGCAGGAACATTCATTTTGGAAGAAAGTCTACTTCAATACACGTGTACTTCGAGTCGCAATCATCTATGGATTGGTTGGATTTGCGTATTTGGTA encodes the following:
- a CDS encoding YbfB/YjiJ family MFS transporter → MLAKEHNQNIWKYAFASVAVTVSSLGFGRMSYGIIMPFMKENLAMSYKQAGLLATTVSIGYLLMVIFVGLLVTKYGAKKLVIFGTGLVSFGLFMLSFVAGYNWTLFAMLLLGIGTAFTYTPLITILVGWFPRKRGMLIGFLVSGMGLGTLISSALIPFFTTWFGDMGWRYLWFFYGVVSIVSIIIALIILRDPPIPLLAKETQEHSFWKKVYFNTRVLRVAIIYGLVGFAYLVPQSFLFSYILEVGLSTFQAGQIMAISGIMAIFSGPLWGEVSDRIGRKSALLATLGIGAVSLIIPVIFPVYSGLIVSQFLWGATIVGMLSLCQALSTEQVHPMYAPVALGYVTFFFAAGQLLGPGIGGWIIDRFEQIPLALIMCSVLLALAFLLTIRMNAHAVDDETELEVKPVLATFCKKETPTKEV
- a CDS encoding SDR family NAD(P)-dependent oxidoreductase, which encodes MSASKTVLITGATSGIGFELAKRMTVLNNYRVIATGRNAKALEELRVLGAEGYCADLRDTKQLDWLVSCVGTPDLIVFSAGVGKFHLAHETTDEDTYAMLETNVLVPMQLTARVVPSMIERKHGHLVYIGSQAGKVATPKTSVYAATKHALIGYTNAVRMEVAPYDVNVSVIHPGPIDTPFIQLADVTGGYKQAMGSQLLSVDTVVRAVMETIERPRREVNLPKITGLTSRLYALAPSVVETIGKPFFYKK